ATTCTCCATAACAAGCAGTTCAGCGATGAATCAGAGCTCCAACGAAACCGGCACCCTGCGCAAATGGATGTGTGTTGTTTGCGGCTTCATCTATGACGAGGCCCTGGGCCTGCCCGACGAGGGCATCGAGCCTGGCACGCGCTGGGCCGATGTACCTGATACCTGGACGTGCCCGGACTGCGGCGCGACCAAGGAAGACTTCGAGATGATCGAAATCGACTGATTTCGCTCGCTGCGTTGCCCTCAAACGGCCCGATTCCGTCATCGTACGGACCGGGCCGTTTGCTTAAATGCTCCTGCGCACCACAAAACGGTGCGCACACGGCAGGAGCAGCACCATGCAACAGTTCATTCCTTTTGAAGACGACTGGGACGCCCTGGAACATCTGCGCCCCGACTTGCTCGTTCCCTATCATGTCGGCGTTCCCTGCCGGCACGACTTATCGGCCGCTGCTTACTGCACGGGGCCGACCGTCCCCTCGATCGTCAGCTCGTCACCTACCTGGACGCCGATCTTCGCAGCCGTGCCGCCCGCCAGCTCCAGTACGTAGCGGGCCGGCAGGTCACTCGGATAACTAGGGCAGGGATCAGCCTTGCATGGCGGCACGTTCGCCTGCACCGACACCAGCTTCCGATGGCCATCGAAGTACAGGATGTCGAGCGGAATAAGCGTGTTCTTCATCCAGAACCAGCGCTGGTCGTCCTCAGGAAACACAAACAGCATGCTGTGATCGGCCGCAAGCTCGGTACGCATCATCAAGCCACGCTCACGGCTCGCATTATTGGTGGCGAATTCCGTCGTAAAGCGCTTGCCGTGCAGCTGCACGGCGGGCGCGTTCGGCTGGGGCGCAGCGAAAGCGCCGGTGGCAAAGACCATTAAAAGAGGCGCGAGCAGACGTTTCATTGTTGTGAGGGCTCGTTTCGGAGAAGTGTTCGCGAGTGTAGCGGCGGCCGCGTTTGTCATCGCAGTGAAAAAAATGTCGTCATACCCCTTCCCAGGTTCGTGGATGGGCGCTATAGTTCCGCTCCTGCCAACGAGACGCTCTTCGTTGGACGGTTTCCACCACAACCCGACAGCAAAAAATATTTCGCTGAAGGTGTTGACGGACAGGAAAAACGATGTAAGATGAGCGGCTCACTCGGAACGAAATGTTCCAACGCGATATCGGCAACGAGTCGCAAGTGAT
This sequence is a window from Dyella humicola. Protein-coding genes within it:
- a CDS encoding rubredoxin: MNQSSNETGTLRKWMCVVCGFIYDEALGLPDEGIEPGTRWADVPDTWTCPDCGATKEDFEMIEID
- a CDS encoding DUF192 domain-containing protein, which produces MKRLLAPLLMVFATGAFAAPQPNAPAVQLHGKRFTTEFATNNASRERGLMMRTELAADHSMLFVFPEDDQRWFWMKNTLIPLDILYFDGHRKLVSVQANVPPCKADPCPSYPSDLPARYVLELAGGTAAKIGVQVGDELTIEGTVGPVQ